DNA sequence from the Brachybacterium sp. P6-10-X1 genome:
CTTCTCGCCGGTCAGCACCCGGGCTGGGACTGAGGGGTCATGACCGCCGACACAGCACGAGGGCCGACCCATCGGGTCGGCCCTCGTGCCTGGTCACGGTCCCTGCGTGCGTCGGACGGTCCGCGTTCCGCTGCGGTGCGTGCGTCCCGCCGCCGACTCGTCCGTTCCCGGAGATCGCCTGTGCGGGTCGTCGACGGTCCTCAGCGGCGGTGCGCCGACGGCGCGTTCTCGTCCGCCCAGTCGTCGCTGTCCTCGGTCCGGTCGTCGCCGTCCGCGGAGCCCTCACCCCGCTGGGACTGCAGCTCGCGCTGCAGCGCCGACAGGTCCGTCGGCGGGCTGTAGTACTTGAGGTCCCGTGCCACCTTGGTGTGCTTGGCTTTCTGTCGGCCGCGACCCATGGATCTGACCCCCTGTGCGTCGGCTGCCGGGCTTCTTGTCGACCCGGAAGATGGCAGTGTGTCGGAACCTGATCGTACATGCATGCCCTGGCTTCCGGCGAACCGCGAGGGCGCGGACGTGCTCGATGTCCCTTCCCGTCGGTCGCGGTGCGGCGATGATACCGTCGAGAAACTTGGTCGGAAGCAGGGGTATGGTTTACCTGCACACGAACCTCGGCCGTCTATCCTTTGGTGGACGCCTTACCCGGGGCCGCCGTGACCGGACTCGTCAGGTCGACGCGGCCCGCGGACAGTTCCGACCCGGAGCTTGTCGCACTGTCTGCCCGTTGTACCGCTCGAAAGGCCCCCTGCATGAACACTGGATCCCCGGAGCGCCCGCACGAGCCCGGTGACCCCGGTGCGGAGCTGATGACTCCTGCCCAGGTCGCCAAGATGTTCCATGTCGACCCCAAGACCGTCACGCGCTGGGCACAGGCGGGCAAGCTCTCGTACATGCGCACGCTGGGCGGCCATCGTCGGTACCGCCGCGACGAGGTGGTCGATCTGCTGCGGGACAGCACCGAGGACGCGTGATCGAGGACCCGGTCCTCGGGGCCGGGTACACCGTCCGTCGGCTCGATCTGGGCGCCGACGAGGAGGGGCCGCTGGTGGCCTCCCTCGTGCACCGCGAGCCGACCGGTCCGCGCACGCACGGCGCTCGAAAGACCGCCGCCCGTGACGCGAGGCCCCCGGTCCTGGTCATGCATGGCTGGTCCGACTACGTCTTCGACCGAGGGCTGCTCGAGCACCTCGGGAAGGCCGGGTACGACGTCTGGGGCCTGGACCTGCGCAAGTACGGACGCAGCCTGCTGCCGGACCAGACCCCGACCTCCGTCGACCACCTCAGCCGCTACGACCGGGAGATCGGGACGGCGCTGCGGATCATCGGTGCGGATCGACCGCCGGTGCTGCTGGCCCATTCCGCCGGCGGACTGACCGCGGCGCTGTGGGCGCAGCGTCGGCCCGGCACGGTCCGTGCGCTCGCCCTGAACTCGCCGTGGCTGGAGATGCATCTCGGATCGGGTGTGCGCACTCTCGCCCGGACGCCCGTGCGGCTGCTGGCCGAGCATCTGCGCGCGCGCCCGATCCTTCCCGAGGGATCCTCGCACTACTCCCGCGCCCTCCACCGTGACTTCGGCGGGATGTACGACTACGACCTGGCGCTCAAGCCCGCCCGCGGGCATCGATTCCCCGCCGAGACCCTGGCAGCCGTGCTCGACGGCCAGACGCGGCTGCGCGCCGCCGGGCCCCTGGGGATCCCGGTGCTCGTGATGCACTCGGCCCGCAGCCGGTTCGGGGCGTCCTTCCGGGAAGGCATGCGACGCGCCGATACCGTGCTGGACGTGCATGCCCTCGCCCGGGCCGCCCGGCGCCTGGGACCCGACGTGCGGGTCGAGCCGATCGAGGGCGCTCGCCACGACGTGTTCCTCTCCGACGCCGACGCACGAGCGCGTGCGATCGGGATCCTGGACGACTGGCTGGAGACGCTCGCACCGTGAACGCCTACGATGGCAGCGCCCGGCGTCGGTGCGATCGAGACCGCGGTCGGCCCCGGGACCTGTGAGAAGGAGATGCCGGATGACCGCGGACCCGCGCCAGCTGAGGGAGCATGCCGCGGTGCTCCGCCACGGCGCCGACCGACTGACCCTGCTCCGCCTGCGCCTGGCCAACACGATCGTCGACGTCACCCGCTCCGGGGACGCGACCACCCGGCGGATCGGCGAGGAGGTCCGCGAGCGCTGGACGGATCAGCCCTACCTCGAGCTGGGACGCATCGCGGCCGGACTGCGGGCCAGCGCTCGGCGTCTCGACCGGATCGCCACCGTCGGGGAGCGCACCAGCGGCCGACGACTCGGCGGCTACGAGGGCGCCGGATTCCTGGGCCGCGGCGACGATGCCCACCGCCATGTGGGCGAGGTCGCGGAGTTCGTGGGCACCGCCCGCGGCGCCAGCATCGGCGGTTTCCCCCTCGTCCCGGCCGCCGACGAGGGACTGCTCGCCCATCCCTCGCACACCCTCGGCGTCGCCACCCCGGCCTATGACGAGGACGCCGACCAGGAGTGACCTCGCCGCGCGGGCAGCGTGGTCGAGACGACGATGCTGATCGCCCCGGCCAGCAGCGGCACCACCAGGGTGGCCACCAGCATCAGCATCATCGCCGCCGCAGCATCGGCCGCCGCGACTCCCAGGCCGACCAGCGCCGCGGCCAGGACCGTCTCGGAGATGCCGGCCCCGCCCGGGGTCACCGGCACCAGGGACAGCACGCGACCCAGCGCGAACACGGCCACCGTCAGCAGCAGGGGAATCTCGGCGCCGACCGCGTCGATCGCCAGCAGCAGCGCCCCCCACTGCACCGCCCGCGCCGCCAGCGTGGGCAGCAGCAACGGCCCGGTCCGCCGACGAAGGATCTGGATCAGGGCGTCCCGCTGGGTCAGGATCACGGTCTCGTACCGGGACGGGATCAGCTCCCCGAAGCGCCGGAGCAGACGCGTGAGCACCTCCCGACGCAGGAGGATCACGGTCAGCGCCAGGGCGAGCACCGCGCCGAGGAGCGCGACCAGTCCCGCCCCCAGGGCCCCGGGCAGGGAGGCCCCCGCCGGGGCCAGCAGCGAGGAGAGGGCATAGGCGCCCAGCCCCAGCAGCGGGACCAGGATCGAGGTGATCACCATCTCGACCAGCGAGGCGGCGATGATCCCGGTGACGATCACCGCCACCGTGACTCCCGAGCGGCGCAGGATCCATCCCAGCAGGCCGAGACCGAGCATCGACCCGCCCGGCAGCGCCAGGCCCATGCCCGCCGAGGCCGTGTGCCCGAGCAGCGCCGCGGGATACCGCGCACCGCGGACGGCGGTGCGCACCGTCAGCGCCTCCAGCGCCAGGGCGAGCAGTCCGAGCAGGGCCACCGCGACCGGCGCCCAGCCGGGGACCGCCGCCAGGGCGGCACCGATCTGCGTCCAGGTCACGCCGACCACCCAGGGCAGTCCCCAGATCAGCACGACGACCACCAGCAGCAGCGAGAGCACGCCGGTGACGAGCTTGCCGGGCGAGACCCGCGGGCGGTGCTCGAGATCCAGCGTCTCCGGCACCCAGGACGAGGCCGGGCCGGTGGCCGGCCCGGACTCGGGAGCAGGAGTGTCGGGGGAGCCGTCGGGAGCCGCTGACATGCGGCGATTCTCGCACGTCGCAGGCAGGGGCCTCCCAGGCCGTGCCCCGTATCGTGGAGGCATGTCCTTCGTGATCTCGCTCCTGCTCGTCCTGCACCTGCTCTGCTGGGCCACCAGCCTCGGCCTGTGGGTCGCCGCCCTGCGCACCAAGCAGCCCAACCGCGCCATGGCGCACGCCGCCGGGGGAGCCCTGGTGCTGGGCGTCATCATGATGGGGCTGTCGATGGC
Encoded proteins:
- a CDS encoding lysylphosphatidylglycerol synthase domain-containing protein — encoded protein: MSAAPDGSPDTPAPESGPATGPASSWVPETLDLEHRPRVSPGKLVTGVLSLLLVVVVLIWGLPWVVGVTWTQIGAALAAVPGWAPVAVALLGLLALALEALTVRTAVRGARYPAALLGHTASAGMGLALPGGSMLGLGLLGWILRRSGVTVAVIVTGIIAASLVEMVITSILVPLLGLGAYALSSLLAPAGASLPGALGAGLVALLGAVLALALTVILLRREVLTRLLRRFGELIPSRYETVILTQRDALIQILRRRTGPLLLPTLAARAVQWGALLLAIDAVGAEIPLLLTVAVFALGRVLSLVPVTPGGAGISETVLAAALVGLGVAAADAAAAMMLMLVATLVVPLLAGAISIVVSTTLPARRGHSWSASSS
- a CDS encoding DUF3073 domain-containing protein, with amino-acid sequence MGRGRQKAKHTKVARDLKYYSPPTDLSALQRELQSQRGEGSADGDDRTEDSDDWADENAPSAHRR
- a CDS encoding BldC family transcriptional regulator; this encodes MNTGSPERPHEPGDPGAELMTPAQVAKMFHVDPKTVTRWAQAGKLSYMRTLGGHRRYRRDEVVDLLRDSTEDA
- a CDS encoding alpha/beta hydrolase, which gives rise to MIEDPVLGAGYTVRRLDLGADEEGPLVASLVHREPTGPRTHGARKTAARDARPPVLVMHGWSDYVFDRGLLEHLGKAGYDVWGLDLRKYGRSLLPDQTPTSVDHLSRYDREIGTALRIIGADRPPVLLAHSAGGLTAALWAQRRPGTVRALALNSPWLEMHLGSGVRTLARTPVRLLAEHLRARPILPEGSSHYSRALHRDFGGMYDYDLALKPARGHRFPAETLAAVLDGQTRLRAAGPLGIPVLVMHSARSRFGASFREGMRRADTVLDVHALARAARRLGPDVRVEPIEGARHDVFLSDADARARAIGILDDWLETLAP